The Desulfotomaculum sp. genome contains a region encoding:
- a CDS encoding N-acetyltransferase, which produces MSTEFKDKKEFDTPGGPVSIEGPVEREFIASLTIDENLNNFRNPIRQKEALMIVADLPEGLVYIARQGQLIIGYLNFHYPSRYSRWSRHPRVLELGAIEVSKQWQRKGIATALLQEAFKNDIMEDYVVIINEFHQHWDLKGTKLNFWNYRKMLTKMYIRMGFKRKHTDDPEILEHAANMLLVRIGKNLNDAYIKAIDELAYQQSLVD; this is translated from the coding sequence TTGTCAACTGAATTTAAGGATAAAAAAGAATTTGATACACCAGGAGGGCCGGTATCCATTGAAGGCCCAGTAGAAAGAGAATTTATCGCCTCCTTGACAATTGATGAAAATTTAAACAATTTTCGAAACCCGATACGTCAAAAGGAGGCATTAATGATTGTAGCCGACTTGCCGGAGGGGCTGGTCTATATTGCCAGGCAGGGCCAGTTAATCATCGGATACCTTAATTTCCATTACCCGAGCCGTTATTCAAGATGGAGCAGACACCCCCGCGTTCTCGAACTTGGCGCTATTGAAGTAAGCAAGCAATGGCAGCGCAAAGGTATTGCCACGGCTCTTCTTCAAGAAGCATTTAAAAATGACATTATGGAAGATTATGTTGTAATAATAAATGAGTTTCATCAGCATTGGGATTTAAAAGGAACCAAGCTGAACTTCTGGAATTACAGAAAAATGCTCACTAAAATGTATATCCGCATGGGGTTTAAGCGGAAACACACCGATGATCCGGAAATTCTTGAACACGCTGCTAATATGTTGCTGGTCCGCATCGGGAAAAATCTGAATGACGCTTACATTAAAGCTATAGATGAACTCGCCTACCAGCAGTCCCTTGTAGACTAA
- the rpsB gene encoding 30S ribosomal protein S2, whose product MAIISMKQLLEAGVHFGHQTRRWNPKMAPYIFTDRNGIYIIDLQKTVKKIEEAYNYVKQVAADGGTLLFVGTKKQAQDAVKEEADRCGMFYVNQRWLGGMLTNFQTIRARIDRLRELEQMENDNTFEVLPKKEVAGLMREKEKLQKSVGGIKGMKKPPDAIFVIDPRKERIAMAEARKLEIPIVAVVDTNCDPEEVDYVIPGNDDAIRAVRLLTSKMADAYLEGKQGEQLEEAL is encoded by the coding sequence TTGGCTATAATTTCAATGAAGCAGCTCTTGGAGGCAGGGGTGCACTTCGGGCATCAGACAAGGCGATGGAATCCCAAAATGGCTCCATATATTTTTACGGATCGGAACGGCATCTATATTATAGATTTACAGAAGACGGTAAAAAAAATAGAAGAAGCCTATAATTATGTTAAACAAGTTGCCGCAGACGGGGGAACTCTTCTTTTTGTGGGAACCAAAAAACAGGCGCAGGATGCAGTTAAAGAAGAGGCCGACAGGTGCGGCATGTTTTATGTAAATCAGCGCTGGTTGGGCGGTATGCTGACTAACTTTCAGACAATCCGCGCCCGCATAGACCGTTTGCGGGAATTGGAGCAGATGGAGAATGATAATACATTTGAAGTGTTGCCCAAGAAAGAAGTTGCAGGCCTGATGCGGGAAAAAGAGAAGCTGCAGAAGTCTGTCGGTGGTATTAAAGGTATGAAAAAGCCGCCTGATGCAATTTTCGTGATTGATCCCCGCAAAGAGAGAATTGCAATGGCAGAAGCACGTAAATTGGAAATACCTATCGTAGCGGTTGTGGATACAAACTGTGATCCGGAAGAAGTCGACTATGTTATTCCGGGAAACGATGACGCTATACGTGCAGTCCGGTTGTTGACCAGCAAAATGGCAGACGCCTATTTGGAAGGCAAACAGGGAGAGCAACTGGAAGAAGCGCTTTAA
- the tsf gene encoding elongation factor Ts (EF-Ts; functions during elongation stage of protein translation; forms a dimer; associates with EF-Tu-GDP complex and promotes exchange of GDP to GTP resulting in regeneration of the active form of EF-Tu), protein MAEVTAAMVKELRERTGSGMMDCKRALNEVGCDMEKAIDYLREKGLAAASKKAGRVASEGLVDSYIHLAGRIGVLIEVNCETDFVAKTDDFRSLVHELSMQIAAAKPEFVRREDVPEEKVQKERDILAAQVKDEGKPEKIIQKIVDGRIEKFFKENCLLEQAFIKNPDLTVQQVLNEKVMRLGENIVVRRFARFELGEG, encoded by the coding sequence ATGGCTGAAGTAACTGCAGCAATGGTTAAAGAATTGCGCGAGCGCACAGGTTCGGGAATGATGGATTGTAAGAGGGCATTAAATGAAGTTGGATGCGATATGGAGAAAGCAATCGATTACCTTCGCGAAAAAGGACTGGCCGCTGCTTCAAAAAAGGCAGGACGGGTAGCCAGCGAAGGGTTGGTTGATTCATACATCCACCTGGCCGGCCGGATAGGTGTTTTGATTGAAGTGAACTGTGAGACTGATTTTGTAGCGAAAACTGATGATTTCCGATCCCTTGTCCATGAACTTTCGATGCAGATAGCTGCAGCCAAGCCGGAATTTGTCCGAAGGGAGGACGTGCCGGAAGAGAAAGTCCAAAAAGAGAGGGATATTTTGGCGGCTCAGGTTAAAGATGAGGGAAAACCTGAAAAGATTATCCAGAAAATTGTGGATGGGCGGATAGAAAAGTTTTTTAAGGAGAACTGCCTTCTCGAACAGGCTTTTATCAAAAATCCCGATCTTACTGTACAGCAAGTGCTGAACGAAAAAGTTATGCGCCTTGGTGAAAATATTGTCGTAAGAAGATTTGCCCGTTTTGAACTTGGTGAGGGCTAG
- a CDS encoding UMP kinase, with protein MTDSGIPKYKRVILKLSGEALAGSLGFGIDPYVVKSIAGQIQEVTQMGIQVAVVVGGGNIWRGVAGSAKGMDRAAADYMGMLATVINSLALQDALEKLEVVSRVQSAIEMREVAEPYIRRRAIRHLEKGRVVIFAGGTGNPYFSTDTTAALRAAEIEAEVILMAKRVSGVYDDDPLKNPLAKRFEQLTYIDVLNKGLAVMDATATSLCMDNNIPVVVFNLNEVGNIKRAVLGENIGTYVGGVSIG; from the coding sequence ATGACTGATTCGGGTATTCCCAAATATAAGCGTGTTATTCTGAAGCTAAGCGGAGAAGCCCTGGCAGGTTCCCTGGGCTTTGGAATAGACCCTTATGTGGTCAAGTCGATTGCCGGCCAAATTCAGGAAGTAACTCAGATGGGTATACAGGTGGCGGTCGTCGTCGGAGGCGGTAATATCTGGAGGGGTGTCGCCGGAAGCGCAAAAGGTATGGACAGGGCAGCGGCTGATTATATGGGAATGCTCGCTACCGTAATCAACTCCCTTGCTTTACAGGATGCTCTTGAAAAACTGGAAGTGGTCAGCCGAGTCCAGTCAGCAATAGAAATGCGTGAAGTGGCTGAACCGTATATACGCCGCAGGGCTATCCGGCATCTGGAGAAAGGCCGGGTGGTTATTTTTGCGGGTGGCACGGGAAACCCTTACTTTTCTACAGATACCACTGCCGCCCTGCGTGCAGCGGAAATTGAAGCAGAGGTTATCTTAATGGCCAAAAGAGTAAGCGGAGTTTACGACGATGATCCTTTAAAAAACCCGCTGGCCAAGAGGTTCGAGCAATTGACCTACATTGATGTGCTGAACAAGGGCCTTGCTGTAATGGACGCCACAGCAACTTCACTGTGTATGGACAATAATATCCCGGTAGTAGTTTTCAATTTGAATGAAGTTGGAAATATAAAAAGAGCTGTTTTAGGTGAGAACATAGGCACCTATGTTGGAGGTGTTTCCATTGGGTAA
- a CDS encoding ribosome recycling factor has product MLEVFPLGNPFIEESESNMKKSVEVIKKEFASLRAGRATPALLDKIIVSYYGSMMPINQLASITAPEARLLIIQPWDKAALPDIEKAIMKSDLGINPSSDGTIIRLAIPQLTQQRRLELVKLLKKKAEEGKVAVRNIRRETNDLLKEEQKDGDISEDDLRRFQDEVQKQTDKYIKEIDALVKLKEQEIMQV; this is encoded by the coding sequence ATGTTGGAGGTGTTTCCATTGGGTAATCCATTCATTGAGGAATCCGAATCCAATATGAAAAAAAGCGTTGAGGTGATTAAAAAGGAATTTGCCTCACTGCGGGCTGGAAGAGCAACACCTGCGCTGCTGGATAAAATCATTGTATCCTATTACGGCAGTATGATGCCTATTAATCAGCTTGCCAGTATTACCGCCCCGGAAGCCAGGCTCTTAATCATTCAGCCCTGGGATAAAGCAGCCCTGCCTGATATTGAAAAGGCAATCATGAAATCTGACCTTGGAATAAATCCAAGCAGCGACGGAACCATAATCAGGTTGGCCATTCCTCAGCTAACTCAGCAAAGAAGGTTAGAACTGGTAAAACTGCTCAAAAAGAAAGCTGAGGAAGGCAAAGTGGCAGTCCGCAATATCCGCCGGGAGACAAATGACCTTTTAAAAGAAGAGCAAAAAGACGGAGATATTTCAGAGGATGATCTGCGCCGCTTTCAGGACGAGGTGCAAAAGCAGACAGACAAATACATCAAGGAAATTGATGCCCTGGTCAAGCTCAAAGAGCAGGAGATTATGCAGGTATGA
- a CDS encoding 4Fe-4S ferredoxin, whose translation MAYRITDECLGCGTCLESCPNEAITEGEIYVIDQEKCTECGTCVESCPTEAIVEE comes from the coding sequence GTGGCTTATCGAATTACAGATGAATGCCTGGGTTGTGGAACCTGCCTGGAATCTTGTCCAAACGAGGCAATAACTGAGGGTGAAATATATGTGATTGATCAAGAGAAGTGTACAGAATGTGGTACCTGCGTGGAATCATGCCCTACAGAGGCTATTGTGGAGGAGTAA
- a CDS encoding isoprenyl transferase, translating into MAITILNIFFKRRTAPDEKHYLSILDRSRLPEHIAIIMDGNGRWAQKRGLPRSMGHRAGVESLRDIVKLCAELKVRILTVYAFSTENWKRPQGEVNTLMELLVEYLQKEIDELCENDIRVMTIGHIEDLPEAAEKCVRLAWERSNNNQGLTLNIALNYGGRNEIVEALRIITQKIGQGELNPGDINEALVSSNLFTAGQPDPDLLIRPSEDYRISNFLLWQIAYTEFWFTPVLWPDFRRVHLLQALIDYQRRERRFGGLS; encoded by the coding sequence ATGGCGATCACTATTCTAAATATTTTTTTTAAAAGAAGAACCGCCCCTGATGAAAAGCATTACCTGTCTATTCTGGACAGGAGCCGCTTGCCCGAACACATAGCAATTATTATGGACGGGAATGGCCGATGGGCGCAAAAGCGCGGTTTGCCCAGAAGCATGGGTCACAGGGCAGGTGTTGAGTCACTGCGCGATATAGTTAAACTTTGTGCTGAGCTAAAGGTTCGCATTCTTACCGTTTATGCTTTCTCCACCGAGAACTGGAAGAGGCCCCAGGGAGAGGTTAACACATTAATGGAATTATTGGTGGAGTACCTTCAAAAGGAAATAGACGAACTCTGTGAAAATGATATACGTGTTATGACAATCGGACATATTGAAGATCTTCCTGAAGCAGCTGAAAAATGTGTTCGTTTGGCCTGGGAACGGAGCAATAATAACCAGGGTTTGACATTAAATATTGCTTTAAATTATGGCGGTCGGAATGAAATAGTAGAGGCTTTACGTATAATCACCCAAAAAATAGGTCAAGGCGAGCTTAATCCCGGGGATATTAATGAAGCTTTAGTTTCCTCAAATCTTTTTACGGCAGGACAGCCTGATCCGGATTTACTGATCAGGCCTTCCGAAGACTACAGGATAAGTAATTTTTTGCTCTGGCAGATTGCATACACCGAATTTTGGTTTACTCCTGTACTTTGGCCAGACTTTCGCCGGGTCCATCTTTTACAAGCCCTTATAGATTACCAGCGGCGGGAACGGCGTTTCGGCGGATTATCTTAG
- a CDS encoding phosphatidate cytidylyltransferase: MSSLIAVPLVILLVWQGGLFLIALCALTMLLAILESKRMLSRLDLNIPYFLMAAGVVLLLGSVYLYGDTGLAGALVSVVFIFLCWFMFSYPGCSLQEVSAGLLSTLYIGLLVYVYLLRTLPDGWIWIVLMLFGTWVNDTMAFLIGKNFGKHPLFLALSPGKTIEGSIGGILGSMMVVFVFKYIYPFLPLLQLVFLGLFLGIVAQVGDLVESGIKRQVGVKDAGTFFPGHGGILDRVDSILFTSPLVYYYVHKLILG, translated from the coding sequence ATTAGTTCATTAATAGCTGTTCCTTTAGTAATACTGTTGGTTTGGCAGGGCGGGCTGTTTCTGATCGCCCTTTGCGCACTAACAATGCTTTTGGCAATTCTGGAATCAAAGCGGATGTTAAGCCGCCTTGATTTGAATATTCCTTATTTTCTAATGGCGGCAGGGGTTGTACTCCTTTTGGGGAGTGTCTATCTTTATGGCGATACAGGGCTAGCCGGCGCGCTTGTGTCGGTTGTTTTTATATTTTTATGCTGGTTTATGTTTTCTTATCCCGGCTGTTCGCTCCAGGAAGTGTCCGCAGGCCTGCTTTCCACTCTTTATATCGGCCTTTTGGTTTATGTTTATCTTCTGCGTACTCTTCCCGACGGCTGGATTTGGATAGTCCTTATGCTGTTCGGCACCTGGGTTAACGATACAATGGCCTTTCTGATCGGTAAAAATTTTGGAAAGCACCCGTTATTTCTTGCTCTAAGTCCAGGAAAAACTATTGAGGGCTCAATAGGCGGCATCCTGGGCAGTATGATGGTGGTCTTTGTTTTTAAATATATTTATCCGTTTTTACCATTGCTTCAGCTTGTCTTTTTGGGGCTGTTTTTGGGTATTGTAGCGCAGGTAGGCGATTTGGTGGAATCAGGCATCAAGAGGCAGGTTGGGGTTAAAGACGCGGGAACTTTTTTCCCGGGTCATGGAGGTATATTGGATCGAGTGGATAGCATTTTATTTACGTCTCCATTAGTATACTATTATGTACATAAGTTGATCTTGGGATAG
- the ytvI gene encoding sporulation integral membrane protein YtvI gives MPRYLKLAAATATLLLLYLVWKFIVPEIMVIIKFVFVLLTPFILAVILAVIIEPFVRFLNEKARLIRPLAIGVAMIVLIGGSGSLLTVLIFRLVKELSDLSVSLPKYVNPVQDYISNLIERGKIFYFQLPPAVTGRFQERVGDVTGWLSDLASSLANSLLHIVTSLPSAVMITVVALIATFFISRDRKAIVQFWMKYVPAPWGTQAITMSREVINAFLGYLRAQFVLISLTTIQSIVGLQLIGADYALTMGLLIGFFDLIPVLGPATIFLPWAIWSFISGHTSFAIKLLFVYALVWGVRQMLEARVVAQSLGLHPLAVLLAIYAGLKAFGAAGLILGPILLIIIQAAVKVYFTSRAK, from the coding sequence GTGCCCCGATATCTAAAGTTGGCGGCAGCGACAGCAACACTTTTATTATTGTACCTGGTCTGGAAGTTTATTGTTCCGGAAATAATGGTGATTATCAAGTTTGTCTTTGTCCTGTTGACGCCTTTTATCCTTGCTGTAATCCTGGCCGTCATAATAGAGCCATTCGTCAGGTTTCTGAACGAAAAGGCAAGATTAATCAGGCCGCTGGCTATTGGTGTGGCAATGATTGTGCTGATCGGCGGGTCTGGTTCCCTGCTGACAGTTCTTATTTTCAGGCTTGTCAAGGAATTAAGCGACTTATCAGTTTCACTTCCGAAATATGTTAATCCTGTACAGGATTATATAAGCAATTTGATTGAGCGGGGTAAAATATTTTATTTTCAGCTTCCGCCGGCGGTTACCGGCCGTTTTCAAGAAAGAGTAGGCGATGTTACCGGCTGGCTGTCCGATCTGGCCAGTTCGCTTGCAAATTCACTGCTGCATATCGTGACATCACTGCCCAGCGCAGTGATGATTACAGTGGTTGCCCTAATAGCTACTTTTTTCATCAGCCGTGATAGAAAGGCTATTGTCCAGTTCTGGATGAAGTATGTGCCTGCTCCCTGGGGAACACAGGCAATAACGATGAGCCGGGAAGTAATCAACGCTTTTCTTGGTTATCTGAGGGCTCAGTTTGTCTTAATTTCCCTGACGACTATTCAAAGTATTGTCGGGCTGCAATTAATCGGCGCGGACTATGCATTGACGATGGGCTTGTTAATTGGTTTTTTTGATTTAATACCTGTATTAGGTCCTGCTACCATTTTTCTACCCTGGGCGATCTGGTCCTTTATCAGCGGCCATACTTCATTTGCGATAAAACTACTGTTTGTTTACGCTCTTGTCTGGGGAGTGCGCCAGATGCTGGAAGCAAGGGTAGTTGCTCAAAGTCTGGGGCTTCATCCTCTTGCCGTCCTGCTGGCCATATATGCCGGCTTGAAAGCGTTCGGCGCGGCCGGTCTGATTTTAGGCCCGATCCTGTTAATCATAATCCAGGCGGCTGTTAAAGTATATTTCACAAGCAGGGCTAAATAA
- a CDS encoding 1-deoxy-D-xylulose-5-phosphate reductoisomerase, translating to MKKISIIGSTGSIGRQALSVIHQFPSEFRVVGLAAGSNWKVMLDQIREFDPEIVSMSQEKEIREISRNLKQDVLPELCWGEQGLISAAADTQADIVIIAVPGIAGLIPTLAAIKAGKDIALANKETLVTAGGLVIEMAARANVNILPLDSEHSAIWQCLDGVPRDEIARILLTASGGPFRLGPADLSGVTVEMALNHPNWKMGRKVTIDSATLMNKGLEIIEARWLFDLNYDRIKVLIHPQSIIHSMVEFIDGSTLAQLGAPDMRIPIQYALTYPARWFNELPRINWDNVGDLAFESPDLKRFRCLSLAIEACREGGTMPVVLNAANEIAVECFLAEKIGFTRIPEIIDEVMDKHQVREYTEINDIYAADNWARQQAREIAGC from the coding sequence ATGAAAAAAATTTCTATTATCGGGAGTACCGGGTCCATCGGCCGGCAGGCTCTGTCAGTGATTCACCAGTTTCCATCTGAATTTCGGGTTGTCGGGTTGGCCGCAGGAAGCAATTGGAAAGTCATGCTGGATCAAATCCGGGAGTTCGATCCCGAAATAGTATCTATGTCTCAGGAAAAGGAAATCCGGGAAATCTCCCGGAACCTTAAGCAGGACGTTCTCCCGGAATTATGCTGGGGAGAACAGGGCTTAATCAGCGCGGCGGCGGATACACAGGCGGATATTGTAATTATAGCTGTTCCCGGTATTGCCGGCCTTATTCCAACGCTGGCGGCAATTAAAGCGGGTAAGGACATAGCTCTGGCAAATAAAGAAACTCTTGTAACTGCAGGCGGATTGGTCATAGAGATGGCTGCCCGGGCGAATGTAAATATTTTGCCGCTGGACAGTGAGCACTCGGCAATCTGGCAGTGTTTGGACGGAGTTCCCAGGGATGAGATCGCCCGGATACTTCTTACTGCTTCGGGTGGTCCATTTCGCTTGGGCCCGGCTGATTTATCGGGTGTGACCGTAGAGATGGCGCTTAATCATCCGAATTGGAAGATGGGGCGCAAGGTAACTATTGATTCGGCGACTTTAATGAACAAGGGTTTGGAAATAATTGAAGCCAGATGGTTGTTTGATTTAAACTATGACCGTATAAAAGTGTTAATTCATCCTCAAAGCATCATCCATTCCATGGTTGAATTTATTGACGGTTCAACTCTAGCCCAGTTGGGAGCTCCGGATATGCGCATACCCATTCAATATGCGCTTACTTATCCTGCACGCTGGTTTAATGAACTGCCAAGAATAAACTGGGATAATGTGGGAGACTTAGCTTTCGAAAGCCCGGATCTGAAACGCTTTCGCTGCCTTTCATTGGCTATCGAGGCCTGCCGGGAGGGAGGCACAATGCCGGTGGTTTTGAATGCCGCGAATGAGATCGCAGTAGAGTGTTTTTTAGCCGAAAAAATAGGATTTACCCGTATTCCGGAAATTATTGACGAGGTTATGGATAAGCATCAGGTTAGGGAGTATACTGAAATTAACGATATCTATGCCGCCGATAACTGGGCGCGGCAACAAGCGAGGGAGATTGCCGGTTGTTAG
- the rseP gene encoding RIP metalloprotease RseP — protein sequence MQTFLAAVVIFGLMIIFHEFGHFIVAKRVGIRVQEFSVGFGFKLASFIKGETTYNLRVFPIGGFVRMAGMEQDDNVPVIDDEKSFNKKTVLQRIAVISAGPLMNFVLAVLLFAAVFVYSGFPIPSTVVGKLVPGGPAELAGLKDGDRIIAIDGEQVNRWEWEKMSAIINSHPDQVVTVTVERSGKRQKILVLTSHDEKGQGKMGIYPAYQNQRLDPFSALAKGTEYTGRFVVLIIDLIGQMIIGKLPADLGGPVRIIYEIKNAVGLGVSNLLQLAAFLSINLGLFNLFPIPALDGSRIMFLVIEWLRGRPVDPVKENLVHLIGFGILLLFFVFVTYNDVLQLIQK from the coding sequence ATGCAAACATTTTTGGCTGCCGTTGTTATCTTCGGGTTGATGATTATCTTTCATGAATTCGGTCATTTTATTGTTGCAAAAAGAGTAGGGATAAGGGTTCAGGAATTCAGTGTCGGGTTTGGTTTTAAACTGGCCAGTTTTATAAAAGGCGAAACCACATATAATCTGAGAGTGTTTCCGATAGGCGGTTTTGTGCGCATGGCCGGTATGGAGCAAGACGATAACGTTCCTGTTATTGACGATGAAAAGTCCTTTAATAAGAAAACCGTGCTTCAGCGGATTGCGGTTATTTCGGCCGGCCCGCTGATGAATTTTGTGCTTGCTGTCCTTTTATTTGCCGCTGTTTTTGTTTATTCAGGGTTCCCAATACCCAGCACTGTTGTGGGAAAACTCGTCCCCGGCGGGCCTGCGGAATTGGCCGGCTTAAAGGACGGTGACAGAATTATTGCGATTGACGGGGAACAGGTCAACAGGTGGGAGTGGGAGAAGATGTCTGCAATTATTAACTCCCATCCTGATCAGGTTGTTACAGTAACCGTGGAGCGCTCCGGGAAGCGGCAGAAGATACTTGTCCTGACCAGCCATGATGAGAAAGGCCAGGGCAAGATGGGCATCTACCCGGCTTACCAAAATCAACGCCTGGACCCTTTTAGCGCTCTTGCCAAAGGGACGGAATATACGGGGCGGTTTGTCGTATTAATAATAGATTTAATCGGCCAGATGATCATAGGCAAATTACCCGCTGATCTTGGCGGGCCGGTCAGAATAATTTATGAAATTAAAAATGCGGTCGGATTAGGAGTTTCTAATCTGCTGCAGTTGGCTGCGTTTTTAAGTATAAATTTGGGCCTTTTTAACCTTTTCCCCATTCCCGCTTTAGATGGAAGCAGGATAATGTTTTTAGTCATAGAATGGCTCCGGGGCCGGCCGGTTGATCCAGTAAAGGAAAATCTCGTTCACCTGATTGGATTTGGAATTTTGCTGCTGTTTTTCGTATTTGTCACTTATAACGATGTGCTGCAGTTAATTCAAAAGTGA
- a CDS encoding 4-hydroxy-3-methylbut-2-en-1-yl diphosphate synthase, giving the protein MERKKTRPVRIGTVHVGGGAPISVQSMTNTDTRNVAATVEQINKLTLAGCEIVRVAVPDLEAADALLLIKNQINIPLVADIHFDYRLALAALERSVDGLRINPGNIGSREKVVKIAAAAREKKVPIRIGVNAGSLAKDLLDKHGKPTASALVESALREIRLLEEVGFFDLKVSVKSSDVPMMLEAYQMLSEKTDYPLHLGVTEAGTLRSGAVKSAVGIGILLSKGIGDTIRVSLTGSPLEEVRVGYDILKSLGLRSRGIELISCPTCARTQIDIIKIAVEVEEKLEGITAPLKIAVMGCVVNGPLEAKNADLGVAGGKGTGLIFRQGKIIKSVQEKELVSELVREAEQLAAQTAIHSKNE; this is encoded by the coding sequence ATGGAACGCAAAAAAACCCGGCCTGTCCGGATTGGAACAGTTCATGTCGGGGGCGGAGCTCCAATATCCGTCCAGTCTATGACCAACACTGATACCAGGAATGTGGCGGCTACTGTAGAACAGATTAATAAGTTAACTCTCGCAGGTTGTGAAATTGTCCGTGTTGCTGTACCTGATCTGGAAGCGGCGGATGCTTTGCTCCTGATCAAAAATCAGATAAATATTCCATTGGTTGCAGACATTCACTTCGATTATCGCCTTGCCCTTGCCGCTCTGGAAAGAAGTGTTGACGGCCTGCGCATCAATCCGGGAAATATCGGCAGCAGGGAGAAAGTCGTTAAAATTGCCGCGGCGGCCAGAGAAAAAAAAGTACCGATACGAATCGGAGTAAATGCCGGTTCACTGGCCAAGGATCTGTTGGATAAACATGGTAAGCCTACAGCCTCAGCGCTTGTGGAAAGCGCTTTACGGGAAATCCGCCTGCTCGAGGAAGTAGGATTTTTTGATCTAAAGGTGTCTGTTAAGTCTTCCGATGTGCCGATGATGTTGGAAGCTTATCAGATGCTTTCTGAAAAAACGGACTACCCGCTTCACTTGGGAGTTACAGAGGCGGGTACGTTGCGTTCCGGCGCCGTAAAATCCGCCGTTGGGATAGGAATTCTCCTGTCGAAGGGAATAGGCGACACAATCAGAGTGTCTTTGACGGGGAGCCCGCTTGAGGAAGTAAGGGTCGGCTATGATATTTTAAAATCTCTCGGGTTGCGTTCAAGGGGTATTGAGCTCATCTCGTGCCCGACCTGTGCGAGGACTCAAATTGACATTATCAAAATAGCCGTTGAAGTTGAAGAAAAGCTGGAAGGGATCACCGCGCCGTTAAAAATAGCGGTGATGGGATGTGTTGTAAACGGTCCTCTGGAAGCTAAGAACGCTGATCTAGGTGTGGCCGGAGGGAAAGGAACCGGTTTGATTTTTCGACAGGGGAAGATCATCAAGTCCGTTCAGGAAAAAGAACTTGTCAGTGAGCTTGTTCGGGAAGCGGAACAGTTGGCGGCGCAAACAGCGATTCATTCAAAGAACGAGTGA